The region TGGGTATATGCTTCAGCGACGCTTTCGGTCGACGGTGATTTTTCGTATTTTTTACCCAATGTCGCAAACGACGATAAAGCATGTAAATCTTATGACAGCCCCTTTGATTATCAATCACAAGTTGCACTTTATCTGCCGAACGATATACCGCATCCTCAACACCAAGATTATACTCGCCGCTTGATTAATGGGATTCTCCCGCTACTTTCAATGTCCGAAGGTCGCACCTTTTTGTTGTTTACCAGTTATCGAGCATTGCACGAGGCGGAAGCATTACTTGATGAGACAACCGACTATACTTTGTTGGTGCAAAACCAGGCTACTAAATCGGAGTTGATAGAGCGCTTTACCCGAGAACACAAAGCGGTATTGCTCGGCACCAGCGGATTTTGGAGCGGGGTAGATGTCAAAGGTGATGCATTGCGGTGTGTGGTCATAGATCGTTTGCCTTTTGCACCACCCTCGGATCCGCTTATGCAGGCTCGAAAAATTTTTTATGAAAACTGCGATCGTGATTTTTTTAGAGAGTATGTTTTGCCGGAAGCGGTTATTGCATTGCGGCAGGGCGTGGGGCGCTTAATCCGTAGCGAAAGCGACTGTGGGGTCATCGTAATAGGTGATCCGCGTCTGCGGCAAAAAGGTTATGGGCATATTTTCATGCGTAGCCTGCCGGCTATGAAACACTGTAAAGATATTGCATCTCTAGCAGCCTACTTGAAATGACTGGTGAGTCTCGCGCAACTAATATCTTGGCGGTTGATACCGCAACCGAAGCCTGTTCTGTGGCACTCTCTAGCCGAGCAAAGATATATCAGCGTTTTGCAGTCGCACCGCGGCGTCATCATAGTTTGATTTTTGAGATGTGCCAGGCGGTTTTGAACGATGCTAATATAAACATTGCCGAGCTTGATGGTTTGGTTTACGGGCGCGGGCCGGGGTCTTTTACTGGTGTGCGCATCGCCGCATCTTTGGTGCAGGGCTTGGCGTATGTTCATGCTATACCGGTGGTCGCAGTATCCGATTTGCAGGCGGTTGCACTGCAAGCCGTAGAGCAAAGCGATGAGACTCAGGTGCTGGTTGCGATGGATGCCCGTATGAGAGAGATCTACTACGGCTATTATCAAAAAGATGGCGATTTGGTTAAAGCAATAGGTGATGAGGGTGTTGTAGCTGCAGATAAACTGATAGTGCCGATCACTTTTAACGGTATAGGAGCAGGTACTGCTTGGCCGCTTTATCAAACAGAACTAAAGAAAGTATTCGCTGAGCGATTAAAAAAATGGTATGCACCGACCTTGCCTACAGCCGCCACCTTGCTACGCCTGGCAATGCCACAGTTTGCGGCAAATGCCACACTATCGGCAACCGATGCATTACCAGTTTATCTGCGTCATCCAGTATCCGAAAGTTAGATATAAAAACATCTGCTCTATACCAGCTACTGCGTTTAACGATGTCATTTGAATATCTTGGTCGGTTTAATTTTCATCGACCGCATCAAGGATTAGGTTTTCAAACCTCAGTACAACGCTTCGCTGCTTCATTGCCTTGCGTGTCCCAAAAGATATGGCATCGTAAAAATATTTTCATATCTTCTGTATAGTGCCTGTAAATGTGTTAAAATTGCTCGCATAATATTAAATCATCTAAATCTAAGGAATGTAGCACATGCTTGCTATCTATAAAATAATAATAAATGCAGTAGATATGAATGCAATATCGAAGTTTCTGATGACACCTTTTTTACTTGTGTTGTTAATAATGTTGTGGCAACCTGTGGCTGCTCAACAAGCTCCGTTGTTAAGTAATGTGAATCTGTCGGATAATCAAGGGGACCCCATAGAGTTATCTCAAGAGACAACGACGAGCTATAAAGCAGAGGTGCCGAACGCGGTAGCGCAAGTACAAGTGATGCTAACGGCGGCCGACCCTAATGCAACTATCACAGTAGATAATGAGGTAATAGAGAGTGGTAGAGAAAGTCAGTTCATTATATTAGCTGAGAGTGGAGTTACCACAATTACGATAGTAGTGACTGCTGAAGACGCGATGAATATCTATACGATAGCAGTGAGCCGAGCGGCGAGTAGTGATGCGAGCTTAAGTAGTTTATTGCTAACACAAAGTAATGGCACACTGATTCTACTGGCTGAAACTTTTGCCCCAGAAACGACTACCTATACAGCAAGTGTCAAGAACATGATAGCGCAAGTGCGCGTGATGCCGATGGCGTCTGATTTGAATGCAACTATCACAGTGGATGGCAGAAATGTGTTTAGTTTTAACGAAAGTCAACCCATTGAATTAGCTGAAGGTGAAGTCACCACGATTACAATCGTAGTGACTGCCCAAGCCGGCAACACAAATACTTACACGATAGCAGTGAGCCGTCAAGCAGCACCGCTGAGCAGTGATGCGACTTTGAGTGCTTTGACACTAACGGATAGAGTGAATGGAACTTCGGTCGTAGGAGATATAGATTCTTTTAGTCCAGATAAACTTCAATACTCTGCGCGAGTGCTATATATAGTGTCAACGGTTACAGTGACGGTGTCGGCAACTGATATTGAGAATGCGGAGATTAGAGTCAACGGTGCGATAGTGGCGAGTGGCGCAGATATTGCTGTGCCATTGGCTGAAGCAGGAGCTTCTACGGATATAGAGATAGTCGTGACTGCGCAGGATAGAGAGACTGATAATACCTATACAGTAACGGTCTATCGTGTTCTGCCACCGTTGCCGCGCTCGGATGCGACACTATTTGATTTAGAATTGGTGGGGAATGGCGAAACCATAGACTTCGACTTCGATAGCATGGTGTCGACTTATACAGTGAGTGTAGCTCATACAGTAGATACTATAGAAGTGATCCCGACGGCAAATGATAGTTTTGCAGCAACGATTGAGGTCAATGGTATTAGTGTTGAGAGAGGCGATTCAACAGAGGTGCCGCTTGGAGATGTCGGTCAATCTACTGACATAGTCGTGATAGTCACCGCAGGCGATGGTGTAACGATGGCGAGTTATACAGTGACTGTGACCCGAGAATTAAGCAACGATGCCAGCTTGAGTGCTTTAATGCTAACCGATACTGAGGATAATACGATTACATTGATGCCTGCTTTTGCATCAATGATGAATAACTACACTGCAGAGGTAGCAAACACGGTAGCGCAAGTGCGAGTGACACCAGTAGCTACTGAAGGCACTATGTCAATGATTAGTATAGGTAATGAAACTGTAGCGAGTAGTGCTTCAATTAGTGTTGATTTAGGAGCAACCGGCACGACTACGGATATAGAGATAGTCGTAACTGCTCCGAATGGAATGACAATGAATACCTATACGATAGAAGTGAATCGTGCTGTGCCACCAGCGTTAGATGATACGACACTGGTTGGTTTAGCGTTAGTGGAGAATGGTGAACCAATAGCTTTAGATTTTGATAGCATGGTGTCGACTTATACAGTGAGTGTAGCCCATACAGTAGATAATCTAGAAGTGACCCCGACGGCAAACAATAGTAGTGCAACGATTGTAATCAATGGTACTGATGCTACTAGCGGCGAATCAACAGATGTGATGCTAGGAGATCCCGGTCAATCTACTGATATAGTTGTGATAGTCACTGCAGCCGATGGTATGACGATGGCGAGTTATACAGTGACTGTGAATCGAGCATTAAGCAACGATGCCAGCTTGAGTGCTTTAATGCTAACTGATACTGAGGATCACACGATTCCATTGATGCCTACTTTTGCATCAGAGGAGACTAACTACACTGCGAGTGTGGGAGCAACGGTGGCTGAAGTGCGAGTGACACCAGTAGCGACCGGCACGATCGCAACGATTATGGTGGAGGTGGCAGAGGTTCAGACACAGGTAGAGAGTGGCAGTCCAAGCAATCCCATTCCATTAGTCGCAGGTGAAGTGACGACGATTACGATAGAAGTGACTGCCCAAGCCGGCAACACAAATACTTACACGATAGCAGTGAACCGTTTAGCGGCACCGCCGAGTAGTGATGCGAGTTTAAGTGGCTTGACGGTGTCGGCAGGTACATTAAGCCCAGACTTTAATAGCGATACGCAGGATTACACAGTTGAGGTTGCTAATGCGACAGCAACGATAACAGTGACGCCGACGGCAACTAATGTCAATGCAACTATCACAGTAGATGATGAGGCAGTAGTGAGTGGTAGCGCAAGTAGTGCCATTGAATTAGCCGAAGGTGAAGTCACTACGATTACAATCGTGGTGACCGCCCAAGATGGCACCACAAATACTTACACGATAGCAGTGAACCGAGCGCCGAGTAGTGATGCAACCTTAAGTGGATTGACGATATCGGCAGGCACATTAATGCCAACCTTTATGAGCGATACACTGTCCTACACAGTTGAGGTTGCCAATGCGACACCAACGATAACAGTGACGCCTGTGCCGACTAATCCCAATGCAACTATCACGGTTAATGGTGGCAGTGCAAGTGATCCCATTTCATTAGCCGCAGGTGAAGTCACAACGATTACGGTCGTAGTGACTGCTCAAGATGACAACACGATGGAGACCTACACGATAGCCGTGACCCGTCTAGCGCCGCCGCCGAGCAGCGATGCGAGCTTAAGCGCATTGGAGGTATCGGCAGGCACATTAATGCCGCCTTTTATGAGCGATACACTGTCCTATACAGTTGAGGTTGCCAATGCGACACCAACGATAACAGTGACGCCAACGGCGAGCGACGCTAATGTGATAGAAATCATGGTAAATGGTGAGAGAGTAGGTAGTGGCAATGCAAGTCAGTTCATTGACTTAGCCGAAGGTGATGTCACTGAGATTACGATTGTAGTGACCGCCCAAGACAGCACGACAAACACCTACACGATAGCAGTGGCCAGAGGTGGGTTACTGCCTTCTTGTACGCAGACTATACCAGATACTGATGACGACGGTGTGTTAGCGGTTCTGGATATAGATAAAGATGGTGATGGTCTGATAGAACTGTGCGATTTAGAGGGTTTGAATGCGATACGCTATCAGCTGGACGGTAGTGGCTATCGAGCAAATAGCACCGCAACCCTGATAATGACAGGATGTCCTAGTGACGGTGACGGATGTCGTGGCTACGAATTGGTTCGCAGTTTAGACTTTGATGATGCTCGTAGTTATGGCAGTGGGCGCATTAATACCGCATGGACGAAGGGTACAGGATGGCTGCCGATAGGCAGTCAAGATCAGCCATTCAATGCAATATTTGAAGGCAACGACAATACGATATCTAATCTAATGATAGATAGACCTGCTGATAATAGGATAGGTTTATTCGGTGAAATAGACACTAATTCTCAGATTAGTAATATTGGTTTGTTAGATGTAAATATTATGGGAAACGCTTGGGTAGGCGGTTTAGTCGGTAACAATGAGGGTAGTATAACGAACAGCTATGCGATGGGTGATGTGGCAGGGATTAGGTTTTATGTAGGCGGTTTAGTCGGTAACAATGAGGGTAGTATAACGAACAGCTATACGGTGGGTAGTGTGACAGGCAATGAAGTTGTAGGCGGTTTAGCCGGCTTCAATCAGGGTGGCAGTATAACGAACAGCTATGCGGCGAGTGATGTAACCGGACAGGAGCCTCAGGCAGGTGGCTTAGTCGGCCAAAATGATGGTGGTAGTAGGATAACGAACAGCTATGCGACGGGTGATGTGAAAGGTGAGAGCATTTTAGGCGGTTTAGTTGGCTACAATCAAGGTAGAGTAATGAACAGCTATGCGACGGGTGATGTGGAGGGAGTTCTAAGTTTAGGCGGTTTAGTTGGCGTGAACGATAATAGTATAACGAACAGCTATGCGGCGGGTGATGTGACAGGCGAGAGCAATGTAGGCGATCTAGTCGGCTCAAATCGAGATGGTACTATAACGAACAGTAGCCCTCAAAGTACTAAGGCACTGCAGGCACCTACTACGGCAACTGGTATATATAGCGGATGGAGTACTGCCGACTGGGATTTCGGTAGTGCATTGCAATATCCAAGAATTAGATATGCAACAGGTTCCGATCCCAACAACCCGGCCTGTGGCATTGCTGGGCAACCTAGTTGTGGCGTTTTATTGCCTAACCAAATTCCTATCAGTAGCGATGCCAGCTTAAGTGCATTGGTGATATCAGCAGGCACCCTAAACCCAACCTTTGCGAGCAATGAGATGGCTTACAGTGTGTCAGTTGTCAATTCCACGCAAACGATAACGGTGACGCCGTCGAGCGATGCCAATGCGATTGAAATCACGGTAAATGATGGAATAGTAGTTAGTGGCAGTCCAAGTAATGCCATTCCATTAGTCGCAGGTGATGTCACCACGATTACGATAGAAGTGACAGCACAGGATAGAACAACGAATACCTATGTGGTGACAGTGAACCGAGATCCGAGTAGTGATGCGAGCTTAAGCGCATTGGAGGTATCGGAAGGCTCATTAATGCCAGTCTTTATGAGCGATACACTGTCCTACACAGTGGGCGTTGCCAATGCGACGCAAACGATAACAGTGACGCCTGTGACGACTAATCCCAATGCAACTATCACAGTGGACGGTCGTGATGCAAGCGAGTCTATTGATTTAACCGAAGGTGATGTCACCACGATTACGGTCGTAGTGACTGCCCAAGATGACAACACGATGGAGGCCTACACGATAGCAGTGACCCGTCTAGCACCGCCGCTGAGCAGCGATGCGAGCTTAAGCGCATTGATGGTATCGGCAGGCACATTAATGCCAACCTTTATGGGTGACACACTGTCCTACACAGTTGAAGTCGCCAATGTGACACCAACGATAACAGTGACGCCAACGGCGAGCGACGCTAATGTGATAGAAATCACGGTAAATGGTGAGAGAGTAGGTAGTGGCAATGCAAGCCAGTCCATTGCCCTAACCGAAGGTGATACCACTGAGATTACGATTGTAGTGACCGCCCAAGATAGCACGACAAATACTTATACGATAGCCGTGACCCGAGGATTACTACCTTCTTGTACGCAGACCATACCAGATACTGATGACGACGGTGTGTCAGCGGTTCTGGATATAGATAAAGATGGTGATGGTCTGATAGAGCTGTGCGATTTAGAGGGATTGGATGCGATACGCCATCAGCTGGACGGTAGTGGCTATCGAGCAACTAGCACCGCAACCCTGATAACGACAGGATGTCCTAGTGACGATGACGGCTGTCATGGCTACGAATTGGTTCGGAGTTTAGATTTTGATGATGCTGGCAGTTATGGCAGTGGGCGCATTGATACAGCATGGACGACGAGTACAGGATGGCTACCAATAGGCAGTCAAGATCAGCCATTCGGTGCGATATTTGAAGGCAACGACCAGACGATATCTAACCTAACGATAGATAGACCTGATGAGGATCATATAGGTTTATTCGGTTATACAGGCACTAGTTCTATGATTAGCAATATTG is a window of Chromatiales bacterium DNA encoding:
- the tsaB gene encoding tRNA (adenosine(37)-N6)-threonylcarbamoyltransferase complex dimerization subunit type 1 TsaB produces the protein MTGESRATNILAVDTATEACSVALSSRAKIYQRFAVAPRRHHSLIFEMCQAVLNDANINIAELDGLVYGRGPGSFTGVRIAASLVQGLAYVHAIPVVAVSDLQAVALQAVEQSDETQVLVAMDARMREIYYGYYQKDGDLVKAIGDEGVVAADKLIVPITFNGIGAGTAWPLYQTELKKVFAERLKKWYAPTLPTAATLLRLAMPQFAANATLSATDALPVYLRHPVSES
- a CDS encoding cadherin-like beta sandwich domain-containing protein, whose product is MTPFLLVLLIMLWQPVAAQQAPLLSNVNLSDNQGDPIELSQETTTSYKAEVPNAVAQVQVMLTAADPNATITVDNEVIESGRESQFIILAESGVTTITIVVTAEDAMNIYTIAVSRAASSDASLSSLLLTQSNGTLILLAETFAPETTTYTASVKNMIAQVRVMPMASDLNATITVDGRNVFSFNESQPIELAEGEVTTITIVVTAQAGNTNTYTIAVSRQAAPLSSDATLSALTLTDRVNGTSVVGDIDSFSPDKLQYSARVLYIVSTVTVTVSATDIENAEIRVNGAIVASGADIAVPLAEAGASTDIEIVVTAQDRETDNTYTVTVYRVLPPLPRSDATLFDLELVGNGETIDFDFDSMVSTYTVSVAHTVDTIEVIPTANDSFAATIEVNGISVERGDSTEVPLGDVGQSTDIVVIVTAGDGVTMASYTVTVTRELSNDASLSALMLTDTEDNTITLMPAFASMMNNYTAEVANTVAQVRVTPVATEGTMSMISIGNETVASSASISVDLGATGTTTDIEIVVTAPNGMTMNTYTIEVNRAVPPALDDTTLVGLALVENGEPIALDFDSMVSTYTVSVAHTVDNLEVTPTANNSSATIVINGTDATSGESTDVMLGDPGQSTDIVVIVTAADGMTMASYTVTVNRALSNDASLSALMLTDTEDHTIPLMPTFASEETNYTASVGATVAEVRVTPVATGTIATIMVEVAEVQTQVESGSPSNPIPLVAGEVTTITIEVTAQAGNTNTYTIAVNRLAAPPSSDASLSGLTVSAGTLSPDFNSDTQDYTVEVANATATITVTPTATNVNATITVDDEAVVSGSASSAIELAEGEVTTITIVVTAQDGTTNTYTIAVNRAPSSDATLSGLTISAGTLMPTFMSDTLSYTVEVANATPTITVTPVPTNPNATITVNGGSASDPISLAAGEVTTITVVVTAQDDNTMETYTIAVTRLAPPPSSDASLSALEVSAGTLMPPFMSDTLSYTVEVANATPTITVTPTASDANVIEIMVNGERVGSGNASQFIDLAEGDVTEITIVVTAQDSTTNTYTIAVARGGLLPSCTQTIPDTDDDGVLAVLDIDKDGDGLIELCDLEGLNAIRYQLDGSGYRANSTATLIMTGCPSDGDGCRGYELVRSLDFDDARSYGSGRINTAWTKGTGWLPIGSQDQPFNAIFEGNDNTISNLMIDRPADNRIGLFGEIDTNSQISNIGLLDVNIMGNAWVGGLVGNNEGSITNSYAMGDVAGIRFYVGGLVGNNEGSITNSYTVGSVTGNEVVGGLAGFNQGGSITNSYAASDVTGQEPQAGGLVGQNDGGSRITNSYATGDVKGESILGGLVGYNQGRVMNSYATGDVEGVLSLGGLVGVNDNSITNSYAAGDVTGESNVGDLVGSNRDGTITNSSPQSTKALQAPTTATGIYSGWSTADWDFGSALQYPRIRYATGSDPNNPACGIAGQPSCGVLLPNQIPISSDASLSALVISAGTLNPTFASNEMAYSVSVVNSTQTITVTPSSDANAIEITVNDGIVVSGSPSNAIPLVAGDVTTITIEVTAQDRTTNTYVVTVNRDPSSDASLSALEVSEGSLMPVFMSDTLSYTVGVANATQTITVTPVTTNPNATITVDGRDASESIDLTEGDVTTITVVVTAQDDNTMEAYTIAVTRLAPPLSSDASLSALMVSAGTLMPTFMGDTLSYTVEVANVTPTITVTPTASDANVIEITVNGERVGSGNASQSIALTEGDTTEITIVVTAQDSTTNTYTIAVTRGLLPSCTQTIPDTDDDGVSAVLDIDKDGDGLIELCDLEGLDAIRHQLDGSGYRATSTATLITTGCPSDDDGCHGYELVRSLDFDDAGSYGSGRIDTAWTTSTGWLPIGSQDQPFGAIFEGNDQTISNLTIDRPDEDHIGLFGYTGTSSMISNIGLLDVFIRGNDQVGGLVGHNGQGRITNSYAAGAVTGENIIGGLVGLNFGSITNSYATGEVTGNSGSVGGLVGRNLSSITNSYARGDVRGQDTLGGLVGWNRGVITNSYATGAVTGEIHVGGLAGSNWSSITNSYATGDVTGNQRVGGLVGTSESEERDSIITNSYATGDVDGSRLVGGLVGINAAGYTDQGVNFQSSITNSYATGDVTGVQRVGGLVGFNEGGSFITNSYATGDVTGESNVDDLVGLNESDIINSSPQSTEALQAPTTATGIYSGWSTADWDFGNSLQYPTLKYAIGPDENNPACDTAGQPNCGALLPNQIPISSDASLSALVISAGTLNPAFASNQVAYSVSVANTTTTVTVTPSSDANAIEITVNGQTVGSGTSSSAIALTEGDFTAITIIVTAQDSTTNTYTIAVGRGLSNDASLSALEVSAGTLMPAFMSDTLSYTVSVANATPTIIVTPVTTNLNATITVDDADVISGMGSAPIQLIEGEVTTITVVVTAQDDNTMETYTIAVTRLALPLSSDASLRDLTVSAGTLIPAFMSDTLSYTVEVANAIDTITVIPTATNANTTITVNDETVGSGSTSNAISLIEGGITTIRVEVTAQDSTTNTYTIAVSRELDPSSTILPSCTQTIPDVDNDGVSAALDIDKDGDGLIELCDLEGLNAIRHQLDGSGYRVNSTATLITTGCPSDGDGCRGYELVQSLDFAEATSYRNGRIDTEWTTGTGWLPIGSRDEPFNAIFEGNGHTISNLMINRPSDIDIGLFGETANNSQIANIGLLDVDITGDSNVGGLVGDSRGSITNSYATGDVTGHREDVGGLVGQNIVGNITNSYATGDVRGVTRTGGLVGFNQGRITNSYATGRVTGDWVGGLVGVNTDGGSITNSYARGDVDGSENVGGLVGLNSGGNITNSYATGDVTGQYRVGGLVGLNNGGSITNSSPQSTAALQAPTTATGIYSQWSTANWNFGSALQYPTLKYAAGSDPNNPACGTAGQPSCGALLPNQIPISSDASLSALTVSAGTLNPAFARNEVTYSVSVANSTQTITVTPSSDANATITVETAEVETQTVESGTTSTAIPLAEGEVTTITVVVTAQDGTINTYTIAVSRLAPLSSDASLSDLTVSAGTLMPVFNSTTLNYTVSVANNIEELTVTPTASDDSATITVETAEVETQTVESGTTSTAIPLAAGEVTMITIVVTAQDGTMKENYTIAVRRLAAPLSNDASLSALEVSAGTLSPDFNRTTLNYTVSVRNDIERL